A portion of the Periophthalmus magnuspinnatus isolate fPerMag1 chromosome 2, fPerMag1.2.pri, whole genome shotgun sequence genome contains these proteins:
- the slitrk6 gene encoding SLIT and NTRK-like protein 6: protein MQSWLIFIALFLSVAKSQEIPPSEETSSSLSESCDSLCSCEGKDGILYLNCEQRNITKISQIKVPAGVPFHLNLYKNDLVELRAEEMEGLKHALSLHIGGNSIQELEPGVFSSLGSLRKLHINSNFLVTLKEDTFQGLVNLEFLQADTNFIRVIEPGAFNKLIRLKVLILNDNSIEFLPNNIFRFVPLTHLDLRGNKLQTLPYVGFLEHIGRIMELLVEDNDFVCDCDILHLKIWMENMRAQSAISDVVCSHPHQLKGIILAKVKRDVLCPSHAEINLEEPSKSLDMVVTPSSKLNQIPKQGDAKDDSKAPTPSHLPGSPCVEFCACHNHPVTGFLMHCQDQGIQEVSEIGILQQSPTKLVMTGNMIQQLRKSDFVTYDRLELLNLANNRIDYIDNETFLSLSSLKKLYLNGNRIEKLFSTMFVGLHNLEFLYLEYNLIKEIAPGTFNPLPNLKLLSLNNNLLSSLPPQIFRNVPLNKLNLRKNLLMHLPVSNVLDQLDSLEQIYLEDNPWDCSCDLLSLKQWVEKLKRDTVVGSILCHTPKKVVQSELRSLRHEMLCPGLGTYYPEEGDVVTATLGPDNTGRGLFSSLTDTVPLSVLILSMLVFILLIIFCSAGLVVFVVHRRRRRAKRKALEEQPRENSSSSPIHLHYSMYGQKTTHHTLTQRTGPSTLYEERSHSPIVQICRNPTYCAQHKEHDADMDYSVEDPGMKHQVCRSIMEKENTSPLTGNAKYRSLPGECAAEFVTLANPNSLYRNILEREKELQQLGITEYLRKNMPQLQSAVDMQVPGHQEELKLMETIMYTRPRKVMLEQTKNEYFELKANLHTEPDYLEVLEHQTPFN, encoded by the coding sequence ATGCAGTCCTGGCTCATTTTCATCGCCTTGTTCTTGTCCGTGGCCAAATCCCAAGAAATCCCCCCCTCTGAGGAAACATCCTCCTCCCTCAGCGAATCCTGCGATTCCCTGTGTTCATGCGAGGGCAAAGATGGCATCTTGTATTTGAACTGTGAACAGCGGAACATAACCAAAATCTCCCAAATCAAAGTCCCAGCAGGCGTGCCCTTCCACCTAAACCTGTACAAAAATGACTTGGTGGAGCTGCGCGCCGAGGAGATGGAAGGGCTTAAGCACGCCCTCTCACTGCACATCGGGGGTAATAGCATACAAGAGTTGGAGCCAGGGGTCTTCAGCTCTCTCGGATCACTGAGGAAACTCCACATAAATAGCAATTTCCTCGTCACCCTGAAAGAGGACACTTTTCAAGGCCTGGTGAATCTAGAGTTTCTCCAAGCCGATACAAATTTTATCCGGGTCATCGAGCCGGGGGCCTTCAACAAACTGATCCGACTCAAAGTCCTAATCCTCAATGATAATTCCATCGAGTTTTTACCCAACAACATCTTCCGCTTCGTGCCCCTCACCCATCTCGACTTACGGGGCAATAAGCTTCAGACTCTGCCCTACGTCGGGTTCCTGGAGCACATAGGGCGCATCATGGAACTACTCGTGGAGGACAATGATTTTGTTTGCGATTGTgacattttgcatttaaaaatCTGGATGGAAAACATGCGAGCGCAATCGGCCATTAGCGACGTGGTCTGCAGTCATCCGCATCAACTTAAAGGGATCATTCTGGCCAAAGTTAAAAGGGACGTGCTCTGCCCCTCCCACGCTGAAATCAACCTGGAGGAACCTTCAAAGTCCCTGGACATGGTCGTCACCCCCTCGTCCAAACTGAATCAGATTCCCAAACAAGGTGACGCCAAAGACGACTCCAAAGCACCGACTCCGTCTCACCTTCCGGGCAGCCCTTGTGTCGAGTTCTGTGCGTGTCACAATCATCCAGTGACAGGATTTTTGATGCACTGTCAAGACCAAGGGATCCAGGAGGTTTCAGAAATTGGGATACTCCAGCAAAGCCCGACTAAGCTGGTCATGACCGGGAATATGATCCAACAACTCCGCAAGTCCGACTTTGTCACATATGATCGTTTGGAATTACTGAACCTGGCCAACAACAGAATTGATTACATAGACAATGAAACTTTTCTAAGCTTGAGCAGTCTGAAGAAACTCTATTTGAACGGGAACAGAATCGAAAAACTCTTCTCTACCATGTTTGTTGGGCTCCACAACCTTGAGTTCTTATACCTGGAATACAACCTGATTAAAGAGATCGCTCCCGGCACGTTTAACCCGCTCCCAAATCTGAAACTCCTGTCTTTGAATAACAACCTCCTTAGCTCGCTTCCACCGCAAATCTTCCGTAATGTCCCTCTCAACAAATTAAACTTGCGTAAAAATCTACTCATGCACCTGCCAGTGAGCAACGTGCTGGACCAGCTCGACTCCCTGGAGCAGATATATTTGGAGGACAACCCCTGGGACTGCAGCTGCGACTTGCTTAGCTTAAAACAGTGGGTGGAGAAACTGAAAAGAGACACAGTGGTAGGCTCCATTTTGTGCCACACGCCAAAGAAAGTGGTACAGTCCGAACTGAGGAGCCTCCGTCATGAGATGCTGTGTCCGGGTTTAGGGACGTACTACCCGGAGGAAGGGGATGTTGTCACGGCCACGCTCGGCCCTGACAACACAGGAAGAGGCTTGTTTAGCTCCTTGACAGACACTGTACCTTTGTCCGTGCTAATTCTGAGCATGCTagtctttattttgttgataATCTTCTGCTCTGCCGGGTTGGTGGTGTTCGTCGTGCACAGAAGGAGACGAAGGGCTAAAAGAAAGGCGCTAGAAGAACAACCTCGTGAGAACTCGAGCAGCAGTCCGATCCACCTCCACTACAGTATGTACGGACAAAAGACAACGCATCATACGCTAACGCAACGCACCGGGCCGTCTACTTTGTACGAAGAAAGATCGCACAGTCCGATCGTCCAAATCTGCCGCAACCCAACTTACTGCGCGCAACACAAAGAGCACGACGCAGATATGGATTACAGCGTGGAAGATCCCGGAATGAAACACCAAGTCTGCCGGAGTATCATGGAAAAAGAGAACACTTCCCCGCTCACCGGAAACGCAAAGTACCGGTCTTTACCAGGAGAGTGTGCTGCGGAGTTTGTCACGCTTGCAAATCCAAACTCACTTTACAGGAACATTTTGGAGCGGGAAAAGGAGCTACAGCAACTCGGGATTACGGAATACCTTCGTAAAAACATGCCCCAGCTTCAGTCGGCGGTGGACATGCAGGTCCCCGGACATCAGGAGGAGTTAAAACTGATGGAGACAATTATGTACACAAGACCGCGCAAAGTGATGCTAGAGCAAACGAAGAACGAGTACTTTGAACTCAAGGCAAACTTGCACACGGAGCCGGACTATCTGGAAGTTTTGGAGCATCAAACTCCTTttaactaa